A genomic window from Motacilla alba alba isolate MOTALB_02 chromosome 2, Motacilla_alba_V1.0_pri, whole genome shotgun sequence includes:
- the TMEM64 gene encoding transmembrane protein 64 — protein sequence MLGAGAAALQLLSRAVKQAAAQGARQDLGRWLSRAAGTAAGGGGSGDTIGFVPAEAAGAGGLLLGPCADQDGLPPAELLLCQLPEPGGGGHGLAEARGWRCSCCLLGTCWCKSCLSLCVLAAFCFASLALVRQYLRELLLWAESLDSLAGVLLFTVGFIVVSFPCGWGYILLNVAAGYLYGFVLGMGLMVFGVLVGTFVAHVACKRLLARWARARIQGSGTLSAIVRVVEGGSGLKVVFLSRLTLIPFGLQNAVFAITDLSLPNYLMASSLGLLPTQLLNSYLGTTLRTMEDVIAEQSVSGYFVFGLQIVISIGLSFYVVHRAQVELNAAIVACEMEMKTSLVKDTQPSINGSTTYCNKRTVAFSGGGVNIV from the exons atGCTGGGCGCGGGGGCCGCGgcgctgcagctcctctcccggGCCGTGAAGCAGGCGGCGGCGCAGGGCGCCCGGCAGGACCTGGGCCGCTGGCTGTCCCGAGCCGCCGGGAccgcggcgggaggcggcggcagcggaGACACCATCGGCTTCGTCCcggcggaggcggcgggggccggcggGCTGCTACTGGGGCCCTGCGCGGACCAGGACGGGCTGCCGCCCgcggagctgctgctctgccagctgcccgagccgggcggcggcgggcatGGGCTGGCCGAGGCCCGGGGCTGGCGCTGCtcttgctgcctgctgggcacCTGCTGGTGCAAGAGCTGCCTCAGCCTGTGCGTCCTGGCTGCCTTCTGCTTCGCCTCGCTGGCCCTGGTGCGCCAGTACCtgcgggagctgctgctctgggccgAGAGCCTGGACAGCCTGGCCGGCGTGCTGCTCTTCACCGTGGGCTTCATCGTCGTGTCCTTCCCGTGCGGCTGGGGCTACATCCTGCTCAACGTGGCCGCCGGCTACCTCTACGGCTTCGTGCTGGGCATGGGGCTGATGGTGTTCGGCGTCCTCGTCGGCACCTTTGTCGCCCACGTGGCCTGCAAGCGGCTGTTGGCCCGCTGGGCACGGGCCAGGATCCAGGGCAGCGGGACGCTCAGTGCCATCGTCCGTGTCGTGGAGGGTGGCAGCGGCCTCAAGGTGGTGTTTCTGTCGCGGCTGACGCTGATCCCCTTCGGGCTGCAGAACGCCGTCTTCGCG ATTACAGATTTATCACTACCCAACTACCTGATGGCTTCTTCACTTGGGCTGCTTCCTACGCAGCTCCTGAACTCGTACTTGGGCACTACCTTGCGCACCATGGAGGACGTGATTGCAGAACAAAGTGTTAGTGGCTATTTTGTATTTGGTTTACAG ATTGTCATAAGCATAGGACTCTCGTTTTATGTCGTTCACCGGGCTCAAGTGGAACTCAATGCAGCGATTGTAGCgtgtgaaatggaaatgaagacATCGCTTGTTAAAGACACTCAGCCAAGCATCAATGGCTCAACCACATACTGCAACAAGAGGACAGTAGCGTTCTCTGGAGGGGGTGTCAATATTGTGTGA